The Haematobia irritans isolate KBUSLIRL chromosome 1, ASM5000362v1, whole genome shotgun sequence DNA segment CTACAACTTTTGTTTGgatggaaaatatatatttattacttAAGTTATGAcgattacaaattataataaacttatttatacggggGCATTAGAAACGAGAGGCTAGGCCGATAGCCTAggataggtatagtggcagcccgttatttcaggctcacttagactattcagtccatattgATATCACCGTGGCGAACttctcactgagtgctgtccgattctatgtttaccaTAGATCAATGGCAatagacctactttttatagccgaacggctttccacattgcggtgaagtcacttagagaagctttgaaacactcagaaatgtcaccagaattacttagagaagataatccaccgcttaaaAACTTGTTGATGTTTGGTCGGAACtgagattgaacccacgaccttttgtatgcaaggcgggcatgctaacctatGCACCACGGTAGATCCCAGAAACCGATAGACTGGAAATGAAAATAGCGTGGAGGCAATTGGCGAACTCAAACAGCTCaatgtgaaaaaaatgtttttgtatcgCATCATAAATCCGTACAATAACTCTGGTAATGAAACGCCATGCTAGTAAGTCGAAAAAATACAACACCTAAAATTGTTCGGCAAGAGAATGCTTGAATTTAACAATTCCACATAGTGGTGACTATCAAATGCGTAAATATCTGATTACCCATGTGCTAGTGTTTACAGACACACGAATGCAAGGCTTGGTAAGGatgattaaacaagtaaggatggTTAAATGTGAATGTTCCGCCCATCATTTCGTCTACACAGTGACATTAGACAGGTATTAAACTGGTAGGCTTTTTTGAGCCAGTTTAGAAGACATTGCATGAAATTGACCCAAAATAGATTGTGTATGCTATCTATAGATTTTGGTAAACTCAATAACCACTTTCATTTCATATAAGTTTACTCTTAGTAAAAGATTAATCCGAAGACTTTTCATATTTTCAGGCTaacacctaaaagtatgcaactcgacaatgaccaagagtccgcaattttagtttttctgtCGGAACAAAactatcaataaaaactacgatatAAAGAAAGTGGGACAAACTCTATCTCTTAACCTTTCTAAAATACTCATTCCTTTTATTCTTGAATTGCATATATTTACATACTTATGAGGAAATCATTAATAAGAAGAATTTTCATGTCACTTTTAGTTTTGCTGTCGGAACAAAACTATCAATAAAACCTACGATGTGAAGAAAGTGGGACAGCGATCCCTTAACCTTTCTAAAATACCCTTTTTTATTCTTGCATTTCATATACAACTATGTATATGAAATTCAAGGAAATCAATAATTTAGAAAATCATTAATGCATATTAGAagaattttcgttatttttaggAATAACCAAATCGCATCTACGAAGTATCTTATATCATTTCAAGACATAATAATACAGATTTGTTCCCTGTATTATTCTTTTGCTATGGATTCAATTATAACCAACATTTTCAAATCTCTTGGCTTTCATTGAACGCTTGCTATTTCTGTTGAAGggatctttagaaaatattgtcataatctTGAAACCTGACGATCTTTCAATGTACCCGTACACATATGCATTAAGAACAAAATCTGCTGATATTGTTATTCTAGTAGCATTCTTAACTCATTTCATAACAGCAACAAATAATGTGCAATGTACTTGTGTATATCTATATGTATACGTAGTTAATAACTAAATTGTTATATGTATACACTTGAAGACGTAAAATATGCAGCTTATAATCTTACTAACTAATTTGCTCGGTATTTTATGACTCACAGTTATGTAATGATGCATGCATATATTGGCGAACTTACGGATAAGGAATGATAAAATTCATAAGTGGGAGTTTACGGCACACATTTCGTCTATTACGGATGAGGCGAATCACAGCATCTTCCCAGCGAATCATGCGACCCAATACCAGGCCTACCGGTATAACAGGAAGGCCAATTAATAGTAAAATTGGATCACCATTTTCCATAAGAGCTAGACCTTTTTTATGGCCAACAATCTGAAAGAGAAGTGTGAAATGCACTACACCCTCCATGCCATTTTAAGTGTGCATACGAACCTGTAGAAATGTAACAGCTCCATATGTAACCGCCGTCCAATAGAGAGAGCCAACAAAAATACCAGCAGCCAAAAATGGACTTACGCGCCTAATAATGTTATCGAATGCCTCTAGTATATTGGCCACTTTCCCCATCTGGGGAAACACAATAATATACTCCGTTTGACATTGTTGACAATTTACGGTACGCAAAGCATTGCCTTTTTGTTTCTCGTCTACCCAACGGTATAAGCAACTTTGGTGGACCCATTTCGTGGTACCACGACATTTACAAGGTTGAACCCAAGCGGCCAAACGATTGTCTTCATCGGTAGCAAAACATATCCAGCAACTTCGTTCCCCATCACCATTACTTCCAGCATCCTGGACATTGTATGAGCTAGTTCCTTCAACATTGGCAGCAATATCGCCAGTTGAACTTAATATATTTATGGCAGACGTACTTGATTGCAATGATGTTCGCCGCTTGATGTCTTCCACATTGGTGTCAGTGTCATTGTTTGTGCCCTCTTccccagcagcaacaacaacaactgttTTCAAAGGAGACACGGGCGTGGCAGAACATATGGCATCCTCCGTATTTTCATTATTAGAATTGCTATCTTCGTCATGTCCTTCATTTTCATTGGAAGCCGTCTCGATCACGGCTTTCGTAGTTATCGTAGTATGGGAATCACTCATTTTATCTCTTGTTCGTAATTAGTTCTATTTTTGCAACACAAAAAACcacctcaaaaatttcgtgctcGTCCTAAACTGTCACTAAATCGTATTCATTTTTTTCTTGTGCAAAGTTACGGAATTGAACTTTGTATAACACCTACATTGACCGACGAcacctaatatttttttttcttttttagaatATTATCGCTTGATTTGTTGTTTATTGACTATGATTGGGGACTTAATTTGTCACAGAGCAGCTTTGTGTATGCAATATGGCAACATATGATCACTGGAGCACTTTTCTATACGATTGATTTTGACTTTTAGGAAGAGTACGTTCAGTTTTCCACAGCTCTCGAATCATAAGGTGGGTAGCTCTGATAATACCTGAAGGTGAGTAAATTTTCGCCGTTCACAGTAAAATTGAAAGTGTTAGGGTCAGTTCCTCATGATCCTATTAATACTTAACGGGATAATAGACTACGGGTTATTAATAATtaatcattttaataaaaattaataataattaataattttgtatgGGTTCAGCTGTTTTTTCAACACGACGACATTGATAAACCTGCCCTAAGAAAGATTAATGCACTACGAATCGCACTAAAACCTATTCGAAAGAAAATCAGTCCCTCGAATTCGAATCAatatggagttttcaatttttgaaagttcgtttcgtttgttatgaagtgacttgcctcttGAAATAGTAGTTgcaaaatcaaatttctttcgTTGGAACTACGAAAGAATGCTTTTGTATTAAGCATAAAGCTTACCGACGATTTCTTTATGTcaaaacaaacatatgcactttaCTCAACATACTTCTTGCAATATGTAATGTAAtgcatatatacatttttggtcGGATTTACGGCCCACGTAACGaacaatatcacaaaaatcaaTTTCGTAGAACCTATCTTTCGCCTCGAGAAGAGTGAATCGTCAAAAAAACACTGATTTCTGTCTCTATGACATGAGTCTCGGGAATCAAAACTGCTTCAGtgttcgatagtaaatcatTAAGTATGACTTGATAGCAACATTTTGGATAGTAAGAAATTGGGGCACATATATATTGACTTATTTTAGTTTCTTTTCAGGAGCACGAATCATTAACTCGAATCATAACTTCGTGCCTGTTCAGGTACACACATGTATTGCTTTCACGAGGTGTCACACTTAAGTGGTGTTCTGCACTACACTTCACACCGCCACagacctgaaaaatgtacaaattttttctgtgtgggccaagtgtaaaattttaacaaaaaattcttttgagtGGTGTATGTATATGTTTAGGGAttgtttttaagttttattcCATTATACAGAAATTTTACCGGTAAAATAGGTAGAGTATAGTTTCTGTCTGCAAATAAAATTCATTGCAAAAGAAACATTTATGGTTAAACTTTTCGATCGGAAATCCGAAAAAAGTTTTCTCACGTGTGAGTCAGAACAGCTAATTTTTTGAGAGGTTTGAAGAATGTGTGTTATGTGGTGTACAGTGCGGTGAGACCCAGAACATGCAtgattcccaataaacacaaatgtttgaaaaatgctaaatttcaacaatttcaaacattttttcaaaggattaggataatattcaagttgagaaattgttgagaaaatcgcgttctcaacaaaaaacagacattaccctcaacagtgatattcaacacattagcaataatatctcaagttttatcctcaaattgaaatgcatcgctattcaataatttctcaaataattttcgacgcgagtcaaattcaaaattaacatggtagcatatacttttcaacctaaatttgtatgaatgataaccccacttcaaattgaaagtcaatgccgaaattctatgaattttgtataatttattcattttcatcaaaataaaatatataataatacactacactacataatacactacaataccaattgataaataataatcttattaaacatatcaacaaataagaacaaaaaaacaacaaaactttaaatatcttaaacattattagtaaatacttttgcattgataattcgatttccttccttttggtgtcataaaacagcattaaaatttattgacatgcgggcaatttgaaattaggaacgtactggaccgcgtgttagaattgatttccagcagaacgaattcacaaaatatccattttaaactgataatagcatatgaattaaactgacgatgtgatgcacattttcatccagaagttgttgatttcaacaatttgttgtttttaacaattttaattggttgcacttgtaatgtttctggaaactttttcttgtcgataagccactcatttttcattggtcagctttttattgtttgcaagaatgtagcatccaaagattttagttttctgcaaagagatttaaatttagtgacttctttaaagtgttgatttaatttttcatattgacgtaccaattattataaactatttgaagcagttccagttaattgtccaccattttttcattagTCAGctatttaatgttttcaagaacgtagaatccataattttagttttctacaaagagatatacatttagtgacttccttaaagttttatttcattttttatcttcacttacctatttttataaactatttggttatttgtctaaaattttccatttttttcatttcttgcaattgaccacgaacttcgttgcacaaataagtattgaaaaccacatggttttttcgttgcattttagggtagtgttttgtcaaagttttctcatattatcttcaacaccttttcaaatatttcagcaacattttggcaaatttgaagatgagctatttcaaatcaagttgaatttatgttaaaaattatatttaccctcaaactgaaaagttgttgcatttgaaaaacgctcatcctgtgtttattgggttattATGATAATTATCATTTATTATTAGGGATACAAcatttaaaaatggaatttttgttcaaaGATATCAAAGAGACGTTTTGTAAACTTTAAATTTGACTAgtcgatttttaaatgtttagatAGATACTATGTTCCGTTTTTCCACCAAAACtctaaaagttcaaaaatatgtatgacGACGATTATATCAttatctaattttgtcaaatctttgatggaagttttaaagaaatgattgtggacaatttcatatttttaaatcaattcatTTAAAAAGTAACGGTTGACAAAAGCTGCATTAAAAAATATCGCCTCTTTGTCTGGACTGGTTTAAGGTGgaacataccatgcgttcaatgggtccgatgattgaagagttgaaatttctctttgaaatcaaaaactcGAATAGTCTTCGAATACGATTCTTCAATTAAGTTACACAGTATGCGTCGGAATACCAATGAATTTACTGATTACATTACTTGCCCCTAagctttttgttatgtttttgtaTACCACCCACTTTTTAAAGTATAGTActttatgtattttaaattcaatcaaTAATTTCTCGTCCATATTTTAGATTGTTTTTCGTTTCTTGATTTGTTTACATGTTGTTTAATGTTGTCAACGCACCCGACGcattgaaaagttaaaagttcGTCAACTTTATGCGTCATATGCATACGTTACTTTTGTCGTGTAACTTAAACAATTGTAGTTCcaacattttaactttttttgacaaTAGCATATAATGTACGCACGCAtgaccgcatggtatgtaattccactTTAATTCAACCTTTAGACCTGGTTTAAAGTATTGTATTGTGACGAAATGTCATATATAATGCGCTCTACAGATTTTCCAGCAGAGTTTATTTGTCATATATTTCGTCCAATTTACGTTTCGGccaatctaaaaaatttttaactatgaTATAGGCTGTGTTGCATCAAAATATTTCACTCTGACATGACGTCATTTCCAGATTCACCGAGGACCAATCTTCGCTTTAGAAGATGTATGTATGTGTCTAAACTCATCACCAAAATGTATGCATGCATAAAAACTCTAAAAAACGAATAAGCCAAATAGTGTAGGGTATTTAACAATAGATTATGTGAATTAGATCTAATCAAGAAGGAACTTAAACCAATGACGCAAAATATTCGTAAATGTATTCAAACCAAATTCACAATAAATCCTTTAAGAAacgtttaaatatttaatgaaataaaactgaatCATTAATTATGTTGGAAAAATATATGACTAAAGcaacttttgaaatatattatttctacgaAGAAACATAAACTCTTATTCCCACCAAACGGGACTACGTCAGTCCAGCGCATGAGCACCATCTCCACGGCCTCGTGCACCCGATGCAGCACCTGCTTCCTCGTCTTCATCATCATCCTCATCGATGCCTTGCAGTAAATGAGACAAAACATCACCAAACATTCCACCAAAACGGTTATCGGGAGCCGGTGGACTAGCACCAAAATGTTGAACGCCTATCTTCGTTAAGTATTTGTCAAAGGCTGGATCGCGTTCTAACTGAGCTTTATATAATGTACACAGAGCCCTAAAGGCTTCCAAGTTCTTTGTATCCATTAAACGAAAAAGGAAATGTACAAAATTCAATAATGGTTGTTTGAAAGGAGCTTCCTTGCGATTGATCTTCGGATGGTAACGAGTATACGCTGCAAAAGTATCTTCTGCTGTTTTGTGGTCGTTTACGCTAATTTGTTGCAAAACAGCTTGTACAATAAATAAATCCACTTCACTGCTATAACCCttggtttcattaattttaattagtatGCGCCCACAGAGGTTACCATCGCGACAGAGCATATAATAGCGTCGGGCTAATTCCGTATTTCCTTCAGACCAAAAGACATGAGCAAGAATTTTATACAAAGCCGGATCTCCAGGAAAATTACCGGACATTTCAGCACTCCATTTGATGGCACGATTCTtggaaagaaataattttaacaaattatgaaattatgtttCCATCAGTTTACGTACAATTAATGTATCACGTTCCACACAGCCTGAATTAAGACAAGTAATTATGTTACCAATACGCTCTATCCACAAATCACCATCTTTACAGTTGCCCCTCTTTTCAAGGGTGTCCAAAATCAAAAGTCCTAAATCTGCAGCACTTGTCGACTCTTGTTTAGAAATTAATTTCAGAGATCCATTGTAGAGTAGCTCTAAGCATTCATCAAATTTTCGTTGTGCCGTGTACCGGAAATACAAGGTTCTATACATTTGATGTGCCTCATAGTAATTTCCAGACTCTAAGGAGGAATCCAATTTAGCCAAGACACGACTAACACCTCTTTGACCTCTCTCAGTAGATGCCGTGGCTGCCTTGTCAGGTGCTGTCATCATATCGTTACACAATAATTTGCTTCTAAACTATGGTTTCAACTGAGTATATAgacaaactatttggttattttgtGTTTACGAACAATATGCTAACTCCAAGTTTTGTACAATTTGCATTGGATATATCAATTCTATAGATTCCTTTCGACTTCTATTCAGAGATGGAAAACTTGGTACTATAGTacctttttaaaatgttacagaGAAGATTTTTCTGGTGTTGTATCCGTGACGTACTAATAAGGTGGTTTCGCTATTacaactaaataatttttttctatcgaacggCACTATGTTCTGgctttgaatttaaaattagttgttttgtagttactttaattttaataataaaaagtataaaagaaaacatacttctataaaatattgacaaaatatagatGAAACAGACTATTCCGATCAGTTGAGTAAAATTATCtgctttaaaattaaatatgtatTTTACAAAAAAGTTATGCGAAAATCGAATATAGTAAAGGTCTTAATACCATTTGCATATCCAccagaaatttaatttgcaagCCAATTATACAGTTTTCCCATGTAAACTAATCAATAACAACGCCTCAAGTAATTTTTGTAAGCAAACATGTCAAAACAAaacagggggctaatcacggcattcgatatcgaattcataatcgtatcgaaaaaattgtcgatacgattaaaagtttggatcacggcattcgatcgaaatttgatgcaatttctcaagcattgccaacagcagaaaaagaagcagaacaaaatgaaatgacaaaattaagttagcgtcacaaaatagaatgtagaaaaaaaaacaaagtaaaaagtaaatggtattgcattatatcttatggacccatatctctttttacattcctccgaattccttcctaattggaggatgagatgaaaataaaaaaatgggcgacaaataaggaataaatGTCTGCCgtctaaaaacttttttcgagtggaagccttcataattcactattcttacaaggtggtccagaagcgttatgttgtcacggaatggtacggtaattggttgatcacaatctctAGGATATTGATCTAGCATGTGCACTTTATATATGAttctttgccaagctaggatgctcactcccgaactcgactatgaccaatttttgattaacttttattggagttgcattagtcctaaatattcaaaatatgttaattatatgtaaatttactacaaattagcaacaactcgaactaaaactaatatatttactactcctatatggcgaaaacaatgtaaaaaacaagtgaaaaatgttttacgattgcaatttaccaatcgaaaaaattgtcgatcaacaaaactcgatatcgactcccgtgatccgaaaaatttagatttcgatcaaaagttctcgatatcgaatgccgtgattagcccccaggcCTTAGCAGCGGGTGCTATTTGCAACCTCAAAATTAAAATGTGGTTGaatacatagttttttttttaattgtgccAAAACGGTGAAGAGAACGTTGCGACATACCAAATAAGTGAAATTTCTATGCCTtgaaatctaatctaatctaaactcgaacttggtACATACTTTAACAATGTAAGACACTGTTCTGCTCTTCACTCATGGATATGAATGAAGTCCTACCCTAAGGATGGTGCTATGTTCgggtttggcaaaaaatttgatGCCGGGGTCATCTTTTGATAcagctaaaaataaaatagatcgGAGAAACATACCCGTACAAAAGCTGGTTGGAAAGTTTCTACACATTAACTGAATAAAATTACTTGTTTGATaccaattattttaaaaaccgAGAATTTAATGAGATTTTCACCACAATAGGTAATCATAGTACCGCAAGGAAATAcagaagttaaaattttttacaaaaagggTACCGACGTAAAGATCATTTTTCTATATGTTAATGATGCCAATCGCATATAGGGATACAATATTCAAATATTCTCTAATATTTTTCTGGCTGTATTGATAGAAACTCTCTATCTGACGGCTTAAGAGTGCCTGGcggtaaatattttaatagctCTTTCGGAGTTGATTGTAGGATATGTATACGTTCTTCTTCAATACGTTGTTCCCTGAAATAGGTCTACATTTTTAGaacagtttaaaaaaaatcatgtaaaGCATTTACCTATTTTGTTCAGTTTTTAGTGATCTTTCGAATTCTCCGATTCGTTCCGCTATTTCCTCAGCCCGTTGTT contains these protein-coding regions:
- the LOC142221963 gene encoding E3 ubiquitin-protein ligase MARCHF5, which gives rise to MSDSHTTITTKAVIETASNENEGHDEDSNSNNENTEDAICSATPVSPLKTVVVVAAGEEGTNNDTDTNVEDIKRRTSLQSSTSAINILSSTGDIAANVEGTSSYNVQDAGSNGDGERSCWICFATDEDNRLAAWVQPCKCRGTTKWVHQSCLYRWVDEKQKGNALRTVNCQQCQTEYIIVFPQMGKVANILEAFDNIIRRVSPFLAAGIFVGSLYWTAVTYGAVTFLQIVGHKKGLALMENGDPILLLIGLPVIPVGLVLGRMIRWEDAVIRLIRNRRNVCRKLPLMNFIIPYPEEDEEQTAQNPATPTLSDPVSATRIFCGALLLPTISSIVGRLLFESIENTLHRTLLGGLTFITVKGILKIYLKQQQHTRKKKRRIVDYTDENVRVYVNRSNSNRSQGNAAGAAAATGAQQQQPQQANVPRTNERDSVV
- the LOC142221964 gene encoding Golgi to ER traffic protein 4 homolog gives rise to the protein MMTAPDKAATASTERGQRGVSRVLAKLDSSLESGNYYEAHQMYRTLYFRYTAQRKFDECLELLYNGSLKLISKQESTSAADLGLLILDTLEKRGNCKDGDLWIERIGNIITCLNSGCVERDTLINRAIKWSAEMSGNFPGDPALYKILAHVFWSEGNTELARRYYMLCRDGNLCGRILIKINETKGYSSEVDLFIVQAVLQQISVNDHKTAEDTFAAYTRYHPKINRKEAPFKQPLLNFVHFLFRLMDTKNLEAFRALCTLYKAQLERDPAFDKYLTKIGVQHFGASPPAPDNRFGGMFGDVLSHLLQGIDEDDDEDEEAGAASGARGRGDGAHALD